The sequence TGCGGAAGCAGGGAATGTAATTGACACGTTTGGGAGTTTTGTCATTGGCGGCAATGCTGTAGTTGGGTTTATCGTCTTTTTAATCCTCATCGTTATCCAGTTTATTGTCATTACAAAAGGGGCAGAGCGTGTTTCGGAAGTCGGTGCCCGCTTTACGCTTGACGCCATGCCAGGAAAACAAATGAGCATTGATGCAGATTTGAATGCTGGGCTCATTTCTGACCGTGAGGCGAAACAACGCCGCGAAAAAATTGAGCGCGAGGCTGACTTTTATGGTTCGATGGACGGTGCCAGCAAATTTGTAAAAGGCGATGCCATTGCTAGCATCATTATTGTCATCATTAATATGCTCGGCGGCCTCTTGATTGGCATGATGCAAATGGGCATGGACATGAACACGGCGGCCAATACATACACGCTTCTAACAGTCGGGGACGGCTTGGTCACGCAAATACCGGCATTGCTTATTTCTACAGCTACAGGCGTCATTGTTACCAAGGCCGCTTCAGAAGGAAACTTAAGCACCGATCTGTCGGGGCAAATTCTCGCTTACCCGAAGCTTCTTTATGTAACGGCAGCCACTATTTTTCTACTTGGTTTAGCAACGCCGATTACGAAAGTTGTCACGTTTTCGATCGCAGGGTTGCTCGCTTTTGCAGGCTACCGACTGTCAAAAGCAAGCTTGGCAAAAGCGAATTTAGAAGAAGCCCTTTTAGAAGAAGCGCCACCTGAAGAGCCGTCTGGCCCTGAGAGCGTCGTCCAACTTTTGCAAATGGACCCGATTGAATTTGAGTTTGGCTACGGCTTGATTCCGTTAGCAGATGCCAACCAAGGGGGAGATTTGCTCGACCGTGTCGTGATGATTCGCAAGCAAATGGCCCTTGAACTTGGTTCTGTCATCCCTGTTATACGGATCCGCGACAACATTTCCCTTGAGCCAAACAGTTATACGATCAAAGTTAAAGGCACTGTTGTTGCCAAAGGGGAAGTGCTGCTCGACCATTACATGGCCATGAGCACAGGGGAACAAGATGACTCGATTATTGGCATTGAAACGATTGAACCTGCATTTGGACTGCCTGCTTTATGGGTAGACGAGGACATGCGCGACCGCGCTGAAATGGCCGGTTACACAGTCGTCGATCCGCCGACAGTCATTTCGACACATTTAACGGAAGTGTTAAAAGCACATGCCCATGAGCTGCTTGGGCGTGAAGAAACGAAGCAGCTTATCGACCATCTGATAGAATCGTATCCGACGCTGGTCGAAGAAGTAACGCCGAACCCGCTCACAACGGGCGATATTCAAAAAGTGCTCCGCAATTTGTTGCGCGAACAATTATCGATCCGGAATTTGCCTGTTATTTTTGAAGCGCTCGCTGATTACGGCCCGCTAACAAAAGACATGAATGTCGTCACGGAGTATGTGCGCCAAGCTTTATCACGGCAAATTACAACACAATTGACAAACGGCGGAAACGAATTATTCGTCATCACGTTAGCCGCTGCTGTTGAAAAGAAAATTGCTGATGCGATTGGCCAGAATGAGAATGGCAGCTTTTTGGCACTTGCGCCTGCTGATTCACAAGCGATTTTACAAAACACGGCCAAGGAAGTACAAAAAGTGGCTGAACTTGGCAGACAGGCCGTGATTTTATGTTCGCCGGCCGTACGAATGCACATGCGCCAATTAATCGAGCGCTATTTGCCCCATGTTCCCGTCGTGTCTTATAACGAACTGGAACCGGATGTGGAAGTCCAAAGCGTAGGAGTGGTTAATGCCGAATGAACGTAAAACGATTTGTAGCCCCGACGCTAGAAGAAGCGGCAAAAGACATTCGCAAGCAGTTGGGCAAGGATGCTGTTATATTGCACGTAAAAGAAGTGATGACAGGAGGACTATTTGGGTTTTTTGGCAAAAAGCAAGTCCAAGTGACCGCTGGCATTGACGGACCGAGTCATCGTAACAGCAACGTTAGCCGCGAAGGTGATGATAAGCAATCACCGCTTTTAAAAGAAGCAAACCGCCATTTGCAACAGCTGGGCGTGTCGAACCGTGTTCTTAAAAATTTGCAGTTGACAGCACAAATGGCAGAGAAGCAAGGCGACGCCCGGACGAAAGAAGAGTTGCTTATGCATACATTTCGCGCCAGTTTGCAGCTGCAACCATTCGCGCAAAAACGGCAACAAACACTCATTGTCGCTGGGCCAACTGGGGTAGGAAAAACAACAACAATCGCCAAGCTTGCTGCAAAAGCCATGTTTGAGGAAAACAAAACGGTTTCTTTCATCACATTTGATACGTATCGGATTGCCGCAGTCGAACAGTTAAAAACATATGCTCATATTCTCGATTGCCCTATTTATACAGCATACAATGAAGCAGAATTAATCGATTTGTGCAGCCGGCAAACGGCTGATCTTGTCTTAGTTGACACAGCTGGGCGCAATTATTTGCATGAGCAAATGCCTGTGGAGCTCATTGATTATATACGGCAGAGCGCGTCTTGCCATTTGTTGGTTGCCCTTAGTTTGGCTGCCAAAGCAGAAGATGCACGGCATATGCTTAGCCGTTTTCCAAAAGAGCTTGTCAATGGCCTGATCTTAACGAAGTTGGATGAAACGGCTTCACTTGGAACACTTTGTGAGCTTTTGTACAGCGAGGCGATTCCGGTTGCTTGTGTGACGACCGGGCAAAATGTGCCAGAAGATATTTGCTGGCCTGATAAAGAACAATTGCTGAAGTGGCTTACCGGGGGTGTCTAATGGATCAAGCAGAAGGCTTGCGCATGCTTGCAAGCAGGAAAACGAAAGCATTTGAAATCCAGCTTTCAAACGCGCAAGAAACAATGATGATAGAAGAATTTTGTCAAGCGCTCGATCGCTATGGGTTCCAAGCGGTTATTATCGCAACCGACGCCGCAAAACAACTTTTTTCAGCCCAGAAACAAGACCATCTATTTACCCGAGAATCGAGTAAAACGCTGTCCGCTGCCAATGTACAAGTGCTGTTTTATATCCGGACAGCGGGGGAGAAAAAACAATTGCGCCAAGATGTTCCTTTGTTGTTGTTTACAGTGGCGGATAAAGAGGCGCTTCTTGCCAACTATCAGTTTGTGAAACAAGAAATGCCTCATTCTGTTTTACTCCTTGGATTGTCACAAGGAGATTCAGAGAAAGCGAAGCGGGCTGCTTACAATATGGCGCATACGATTACGACATTTTTAGAAAAGCGGGCAACAATCCTCGGTGTCATTGAAAACGGGCCTCGCGAAGCGTACGTTGATAGCATTTACGAGAGTGTAAGCGTGCTCGTAAAGGAATTTTTATTGGAATGGTGACCGTAGCGATTGTGAGCCCTTCTTTGTTTAAGCAGCAATTTCTACAAACGGCGCTACGTCAAGTCGGGGGAATTGAGGCAAATGTTGCTTTTTCAAACTGGGAGGAGGCGATTGTGACTGTTGATGCATTTTTATATGCGCCTTGTGACGAATGGGAGCAAATCGACGTCATGGGGTTGCCTCGCCATACAGTGTTTGTGCTGGAACGGCATCAGCGAGTGGTTGACAGCGAACGTACCGTCTTCTGGCAAACGGCAAATGCTAAAGCGCTAACCAAAGACATTGCCGCCAAACTGTTGCCATGTCGCAAACGAGAGGAAGCGCCAGTGCAGCCATTAGGGGAAGTGGTTGCCATTGGTGCATCATCAGGCGGCCCTCTTGCTCTCACACACGTGCTGACAAAGCTAGCCCCTGACTTTTCAGCTCCAGTCGTTATTGCCCAGCATATGCCAGCAGGTTTTACGAAATCGCTCGCCGCTCGGCTTGATCGCTTATGTCGGATTCGCGTCAAAGAAGCATCACATGGGGAAGCGCTACTTGGAGGTACTGCTTATATTGCCCCAGGAGGCGCCCAGTTGGAACTAAATAAACGCGGCGCTCGCTTGTACGCGCACATTTCACCTGCTGGCAAACATGATTTGTACCATCCTAGTGTGTCCCTGCTTTTTCAGTCTACCATTGCGTGTGCAACGAAAACGCTTGTTGTGTTAACAGGCATGGGGAATGATGGTTCAAAAGTATTGGAAATGGTCAAGCAAAGCGGCGGTTGTGAAATCTTAGCAGAATCGGAAAAATCGGCGGCGATTTTTGGAATGCCTAAGGCGGCGATTGCGAGCAATCAAGTCGACGTTGTCATGGACAAGGATGAGATCGGGCGCTATTTAGCTAAAAAAGATAAACGGGAAGGGGGATTTTATGCGTAATCGATTAGACGGAATGAAGGAAATGGCCAATATCGGCACAGGCTACGCGGCGACAGCTCTGTCCAGCCTCCTTGGCGCCAATGTCGTCATGGACGTTCCCGCGGCCCGCTACTTATGCATGGCTGAACTGCCCCGCTTCCGTTTTGCGGAGGATGAAGAAATTGCTGCTGTTTATGCCCCCCTTGGCGGCGAGCTTAGCGGCGGAATGTTCTTTATGGCGACCACGAAGGCAGCAGCTGCTTTTTCCGCTTATTTGCTTGAAGAGAAGCTCAAGCTAAAGCCACATGTATTTGCGGCAAGTGAGCTAGCCCAGTCAGCTTTCCAAGAAGTAGGCAATCTATTAATCGGTGCTTATTTGACTGCTTTATCAAAACTGACAGACTTAAAATGCTACCCGCTTGTGACGGAGCTTTCCATTGACTTAGCAAGCGCTGTTCTGGCAGAAGGGGCGCTACATTTAATC is a genomic window of Shouchella clausii containing:
- the flhA gene encoding flagellar biosynthesis protein FlhA, translating into MKARDLTVLAGVILIIVMLIIPLPPFLLDVLIIFNISLSLLILLVAISTKDALDFSIFPTMLLLVTLFRLGLSVSTTRSILGNAEAGNVIDTFGSFVIGGNAVVGFIVFLILIVIQFIVITKGAERVSEVGARFTLDAMPGKQMSIDADLNAGLISDREAKQRREKIEREADFYGSMDGASKFVKGDAIASIIIVIINMLGGLLIGMMQMGMDMNTAANTYTLLTVGDGLVTQIPALLISTATGVIVTKAASEGNLSTDLSGQILAYPKLLYVTAATIFLLGLATPITKVVTFSIAGLLAFAGYRLSKASLAKANLEEALLEEAPPEEPSGPESVVQLLQMDPIEFEFGYGLIPLADANQGGDLLDRVVMIRKQMALELGSVIPVIRIRDNISLEPNSYTIKVKGTVVAKGEVLLDHYMAMSTGEQDDSIIGIETIEPAFGLPALWVDEDMRDRAEMAGYTVVDPPTVISTHLTEVLKAHAHELLGREETKQLIDHLIESYPTLVEEVTPNPLTTGDIQKVLRNLLREQLSIRNLPVIFEALADYGPLTKDMNVVTEYVRQALSRQITTQLTNGGNELFVITLAAAVEKKIADAIGQNENGSFLALAPADSQAILQNTAKEVQKVAELGRQAVILCSPAVRMHMRQLIERYLPHVPVVSYNELEPDVEVQSVGVVNAE
- a CDS encoding CheB methylesterase domain-containing protein, yielding MVTVAIVSPSLFKQQFLQTALRQVGGIEANVAFSNWEEAIVTVDAFLYAPCDEWEQIDVMGLPRHTVFVLERHQRVVDSERTVFWQTANAKALTKDIAAKLLPCRKREEAPVQPLGEVVAIGASSGGPLALTHVLTKLAPDFSAPVVIAQHMPAGFTKSLAARLDRLCRIRVKEASHGEALLGGTAYIAPGGAQLELNKRGARLYAHISPAGKHDLYHPSVSLLFQSTIACATKTLVVLTGMGNDGSKVLEMVKQSGGCEILAESEKSAAIFGMPKAAIASNQVDVVMDKDEIGRYLAKKDKREGGFYA
- a CDS encoding chemotaxis protein CheC, whose product is MRNRLDGMKEMANIGTGYAATALSSLLGANVVMDVPAARYLCMAELPRFRFAEDEEIAAVYAPLGGELSGGMFFMATTKAAAAFSAYLLEEKLKLKPHVFAASELAQSAFQEVGNLLIGAYLTALSKLTDLKCYPLVTELSIDLASAVLAEGALHLIDDEECIVMETDICLPQSTQPLDGLLLFIPDKNASVTLTQALEASCHD